CGTTCCCAAAGGCCTCGACAATCGAAACCAACTGTTCTCCGCACTTGGGGATGCCTCGCAGATTCTTCAAGAACCTGCCCGCTTCCTCACGAATCGCCCGGTTTTGGGTCTCGGGCGGTATTCTGAACGCGCCCTGTGCATTTGCCAACTCTTGGGCTCCACCACTCAGATTCACCATGTTTCCAACCAAGCTGATTAGGTAGTGAATATCACCGCTGCACAGGCTACAGAGCGTTTCTCTGCCCCACAGAAGTGGTTTCTTGCCGTCACGAATCTGACGCGCCGATTCGTTGTTACTCCATTGCGAACTGGTGCCAACGAGATGCGCAAGCTCTCTCGCGGAAAGGCTTGTATTGCTCTGGGCGAGCCGACGACGAAAAACGTCATCAATAAACGTGAGCTTGGGACCTATTTCAGCATGAAGATAGACCAGTCCCAGGTTCTGGACGATGAATTCTCTACTCTCGACGTATATCTTCTGGTCGATGTCGCTCTTTGCAAATGAGACAGGGCTTTCTGTGGAAAGCTTGAAAAAACAGACAGATGCTCGCTGCATGAACACACGATTCAGGCTTTTCTGTAAATCTTTCGTGACCTTTGGCGAAGAATAGTCATCAATGAAGAAGTAAATTGGCCGTCCTCGAGCGAATGGGAAGTGGCTCAAAGCCTCGCACGCCTTTAGTAATACTTCTGGGCCGAAACATCGTCCTATGTCACGATTCTCGTCGTTCACAAATCGTTGACGCTCGGCCGCTTTTAATCGTTCCTTGTTGAGTCTTGCTATGATGGCCTTGAGCGTTGTCTGCCCCGGGTATTGGGGCGGATCAATCTCGAAGGCACTCCAGAGATTCTCTGCGACCTTTGACTCTGCAGAATTGAACTCATCACCGAAGTGCTTGCGGGCCCATGTTTCGAGTGAATCCAGGAGCTTGGCAAGCAGGGTCGCAGTAATAAAGTGAATAGGGATGTCCAGCGCCTCGTTGCGAGCCGGAATCACATAGCGAGGGAATGCAAAGTAAAGGTCAATACACCGATAGTAGACACCAATGTAACGCGTTTGGTCAGGGTCTGCCTCATTTACATGCATTTTCTGGTCAAGGCTGAGACTTCGGAAAACCGTCGTCTTCCCGCAACCACGTGGACCCGTAACAACAACATTGTTTTGGCTTTCGATCTCAGACAGCCCAAGAAATCTGTCAGAATATAGCGCGCGTAACAAAGACGGGGCCTCCCCGATTTGTTCACAGCTAAGGAAGTCGAATGGTGTAAGCAGACGAGCGGACTCCTGAGCAGCACTCCGCTCGAAATCACCATCGAGATCTATCAGACGTCGGAGAAGACTAGCCGGTTGTCTTGCAAGAGGATCCCGCGTGAGATCTGCTTCGACTAGATGACGAGAAACGAAGTGGTCACGAAGGACTTTGAAGATGAACTTGTCCTTTGGACTGCCTTCCGAATATCTTACCAAACCCAGCAGTTGTTTGAGTATATCG
The DNA window shown above is from Nitrospirota bacterium and carries:
- a CDS encoding AarF/UbiB family protein, translated to MRANLPDRSYFVGKPLPNRADVVVVGWVDSGNDAHVFRARSDSLNRDLACKVIPRSNLLHDQDGGELWRKEVYKADALKSSTVVKFEDIQEWRDDSAGIDCVVLISEFVEGPSLRKFVSAFADVITVTFIANWLATMLNLFNEMKRQGVSHGDLHNGNILVEDRSSYDLLGPQYVFRVTDFGVADATSEPRFKDDYLQLADILKQLLGLVRYSEGSPKDKFIFKVLRDHFVSRHLVEADLTRDPLARQPASLLRRLIDLDGDFERSAAQESARLLTPFDFLSCEQIGEAPSLLRALYSDRFLGLSEIESQNNVVVTGPRGCGKTTVFRSLSLDQKMHVNEADPDQTRYIGVYYRCIDLYFAFPRYVIPARNEALDIPIHFITATLLAKLLDSLETWARKHFGDEFNSAESKVAENLWSAFEIDPPQYPGQTTLKAIIARLNKERLKAAERQRFVNDENRDIGRCFGPEVLLKACEALSHFPFARGRPIYFFIDDYSSPKVTKDLQKSLNRVFMQRASVCFFKLSTESPVSFAKSDIDQKIYVESREFIVQNLGLVYLHAEIGPKLTFIDDVFRRRLAQSNTSLSARELAHLVGTSSQWSNNESARQIRDGKKPLLWGRETLCSLCSGDIHYLISLVGNMVNLSGGAQELANAQGAFRIPPETQNRAIREEAGRFLKNLRGIPKCGEQLVSIVEAFGNVSHSHLKYIDSKNEDGSPPKQASRVEPYEPFSLSPAAQQLYDELLRYSVFIEDFRGKSRRGKVVPRLYLRRFLIPHFNLTFSMRDSIELEPVDFEEFLLAPKTFEQKLRLKSQEDARRFAKTEEGEDKDQLPLRLGIPLNDSDSPNT